From Borrelia sp. RT5S, the proteins below share one genomic window:
- a CDS encoding PTS transporter subunit EIIC, with the protein MGKFFENAQKFGRSFMLPIAILPASGLFLGIGGALSNPATVSAYSFLDIFFLQSAFKIMSTAGAIIFVNLAPIFAIGVAVGLAKSDKGTAGLAAFIGYLVMNATIGILVDMSGKAEVLSSGAVGLILGIKTLETGVFGGVVVGILTYYLHNRLNKVELPRVLGFFSGSRFIPIVVSFASILLAVFMFIFWPFMQSGISKVGGLVDATGYVGTLIYGVFLRMLGPFGLHHIFYLPFWTTGLGGSEIVDGKLVEGTQNIFFAELAAQGTDRFFVGTSRFMSGRFITMMFGLPGAAFALYRLAKPSQKTKVFGLLLSAALTSFLTGITEPLEFSFLFVAPFLYVMHAVFDGFAFMLSHILQITIGQTFSGGFIDFILFGVLQGNSRTNWVLVPMVGVFWFFLYYLSFYFFTSRFDYKTPGREDILDTSDSSLSFRESKEGSVASEVIAGLGGVENIVELDCCATRLRVTVKDSIKVLQTTLDNTGAKKVIIKNNGIQVVYGPGVSVLKNEIEEILGN; encoded by the coding sequence ATGGGAAAATTCTTTGAGAATGCTCAAAAATTTGGACGTTCTTTTATGTTGCCTATTGCTATTCTCCCTGCATCGGGATTGTTTTTAGGAATTGGGGGGGCTTTATCCAACCCGGCGACGGTTAGCGCCTATTCTTTTCTAGATATATTTTTCTTGCAGTCAGCCTTTAAAATAATGAGCACGGCGGGTGCTATTATTTTTGTGAATTTAGCTCCGATATTTGCGATTGGAGTTGCTGTTGGGCTTGCAAAATCAGACAAGGGAACTGCAGGGCTTGCAGCTTTTATTGGATATCTTGTTATGAATGCTACTATTGGTATTTTAGTTGATATGTCAGGAAAAGCTGAAGTTCTCTCAAGTGGAGCTGTTGGGCTAATACTTGGGATTAAGACTTTAGAGACGGGTGTTTTTGGGGGTGTGGTTGTTGGGATATTGACTTATTATCTTCACAATAGGTTAAATAAAGTTGAGCTTCCAAGAGTTCTTGGATTTTTTTCAGGTTCTAGGTTTATACCGATAGTTGTTTCTTTTGCAAGCATTCTGCTTGCTGTGTTTATGTTTATTTTTTGGCCGTTTATGCAGTCTGGAATTAGCAAAGTGGGTGGTTTAGTAGATGCAACAGGTTATGTTGGAACTCTAATTTATGGTGTGTTTTTAAGAATGCTTGGACCCTTTGGATTGCATCATATATTTTATTTGCCCTTCTGGACAACTGGTCTTGGTGGGTCTGAGATTGTGGATGGTAAGTTAGTTGAGGGAACTCAGAACATTTTTTTCGCTGAACTTGCTGCTCAGGGTACTGATAGATTTTTTGTTGGAACGAGCCGTTTTATGAGTGGAAGATTTATTACCATGATGTTTGGATTGCCCGGCGCTGCTTTTGCTCTTTACCGACTTGCAAAACCTAGTCAGAAAACAAAAGTTTTTGGTCTTTTGCTATCAGCAGCTTTGACTTCCTTTTTGACAGGAATTACGGAGCCTCTTGAATTTTCTTTCTTGTTTGTAGCACCTTTTCTTTATGTTATGCATGCTGTATTTGATGGTTTTGCATTTATGCTTTCACATATTTTACAAATTACAATAGGGCAGACTTTTTCTGGTGGATTTATTGATTTTATTCTTTTTGGGGTTTTGCAAGGTAATTCCAGAACAAATTGGGTATTAGTACCAATGGTAGGTGTTTTTTGGTTTTTCTTGTATTATCTGAGTTTTTATTTCTTTACATCTAGATTTGACTATAAGACTCCAGGAAGGGAGGATATCCTAGATACTAGTGATTCATCTCTTTCTTTTAGAGAGTCAAAAGAGGGTTCTGTTGCATCTGAGGTGATTGCAGGTCTTGGAGGTGTTGAGAACATTGTTGAGCTTGATTGTTGTGCTACAAGACTTAGAGTTACTGTAAAGGATTCTATTAAGGTTTTGCAAACTACTCTGGATAATACCGGGGCTAAGAAAGTGATTATTAAGAACAATGGAATTCAGGTGGTTTACGGACCTGGGGTCAGCGTACTGAAGAATGAGATAGAAGAAATACTTGGTAATTAA
- a CDS encoding carboxylesterase — MTIKNAIFIFVFLLLLVLVSPRVKFRNEFIKVKVPNKLEELDQYLLIGESKFNLEENTKKEIIWNRNKEQAEYSVVYFHGFASSKNGIYPVPNNIAKALNANIFFTRFKGHGIDEKDAFKGIQTQDWLRDIDEAIQIGKLIGKKLIIIGTSNGGTAAIWALENYPNEIHSAVLISPNVYPKDKRTSLIYYPWGRQLAYLVTGGYNKFETKESKKIEHEVVKTFHSELQQVDSIIAMMGLVKLINSYGFDKIKTPMIIIYPPKDPTVDTSKINQFISEYGGRIKEIPITLIEGRHSHVPVGNHSYRSAQNTSYFTKYAIAFIKNIESK; from the coding sequence ATGACCATAAAAAATGCTATCTTCATTTTTGTATTCCTACTTCTCCTAGTACTAGTCAGTCCAAGGGTGAAGTTTAGGAACGAATTTATAAAGGTTAAAGTTCCTAATAAACTTGAAGAACTGGACCAATACTTATTGATTGGAGAGTCTAAATTCAATTTAGAAGAAAACACAAAAAAGGAAATCATATGGAACAGAAACAAGGAACAAGCAGAATACTCTGTTGTTTATTTTCATGGATTTGCGTCATCCAAAAATGGGATCTATCCTGTTCCAAATAACATAGCAAAAGCTTTAAATGCAAATATTTTTTTTACAAGATTCAAAGGTCACGGCATCGACGAAAAAGATGCGTTTAAAGGTATTCAAACTCAAGATTGGTTAAGGGACATTGACGAGGCTATTCAAATTGGAAAATTAATAGGAAAAAAATTAATAATTATTGGGACCTCAAATGGTGGAACTGCCGCTATTTGGGCACTGGAAAACTATCCAAACGAAATACACTCTGCTGTCCTAATATCTCCTAATGTCTATCCTAAAGATAAGAGAACAAGCTTGATTTACTATCCCTGGGGCCGCCAACTTGCATATCTTGTAACAGGTGGGTACAATAAATTTGAAACAAAGGAAAGTAAGAAGATAGAGCACGAAGTGGTTAAAACCTTCCATTCAGAATTGCAACAAGTAGATTCAATAATCGCAATGATGGGCCTTGTTAAGTTAATCAACTCGTATGGATTTGATAAGATAAAGACCCCTATGATAATAATTTATCCTCCCAAGGACCCAACAGTAGATACTAGTAAGATAAATCAGTTTATAAGCGAATATGGGGGACGTATAAAAGAAATACCGATTACCCTTATTGAAGGCCGTCACTCTCACGTTCCAGTCGGAAATCACAGCTACAGGAGCGCCCAAAACACGTCTTATTTCACAAAGTACGCAATTGCCTTTATCAAAAACATAGAAAGCAAGTAA
- a CDS encoding transcriptional repressor has translation MNNDIMEVHSTLEKVGITNDPVLLKALTTELGMKASHSRNRIILYIASNPREYFTAKEIYNKLITEIPSLSKATVYNTLNILKERNILKDIKTTDQKETRFYLSLSSTIAHFKCNRCNQVYPIQLNEIKDILKDKLGEEWRTKSIEIIYSGACNNCSQKLSKENVDILCDSNYKENNL, from the coding sequence ATGAATAATGACATAATGGAAGTGCATTCCACTTTAGAAAAGGTAGGAATTACTAATGACCCTGTCCTGTTAAAGGCGTTAACAACAGAATTGGGAATGAAAGCTTCTCATTCAAGAAATAGGATAATTTTATATATAGCATCAAACCCAAGGGAATACTTCACAGCAAAAGAAATTTATAATAAATTAATAACAGAAATACCAAGCTTATCGAAAGCAACAGTGTACAACACACTAAACATTTTAAAAGAACGCAACATTTTAAAAGATATAAAAACAACTGACCAAAAGGAAACGAGATTTTACCTAAGTTTGTCTTCTACAATAGCTCACTTTAAATGTAATAGATGCAACCAAGTCTATCCGATACAACTCAATGAGATTAAAGATATTTTGAAAGACAAACTTGGAGAGGAATGGAGAACTAAATCTATTGAAATTATTTATTCGGGAGCATGCAACAACTGCTCCCAAAAATTGAGCAAGGAAAATGTAGACATTCTTTGCGACTCCAACTACAAGGAAAACAATTTATGA
- a CDS encoding histidine kinase: MLFRKFRGSSTYIVIISITAFAENKLCSILSNTRYLIENKKLRYKIHWTFPTYFFEILKLNPELNEWFFKRLKNNEDIYIPSTYSGSPHEYMLHDEIHVDLYWSLKNPFGSGYKDLFKDSPPVFYMYKMEKLRKKVLELYRKLHFNYIEGVRYTKNKKKYLVFYKNNCQFLSEIQDPGIHKKNINTLLYFHEIKEVYNNQELKNFLLSLTGLETNLYSIKIQNLEGTKIVADFLEIPEFNSLREQAIILQFQNKRLKEYQINENSLKEFLTSKNFEQHPNNPESVTSKNLEYNMEGNFTLSHLKYNVKFEEGKLSKIQHKERKVEFLNSCRTYLRILSKKEIIIEPTIESSFSFSNDKILGVRQYLDFNTKEKSIIDFFLDENLAGFFISMKIVWPSDIALDSKTLKTVDTNYLLEYSSLEIPIFEVNRETSLKITARYNDYDTYEKIIETKRDAKGYINGTEFLISKGNDQSSNFFISFLHIEKYIIYTINYKIEKRCNKRWFILNIGGSYNIVKTEDLSNYSLSLNLLLLPMNNNFDNKIKINSKIKNLLFYPTIKI, encoded by the coding sequence ATGTTGTTTAGAAAATTTAGAGGTTCAAGTACCTACATCGTTATTATCTCGATAACCGCATTTGCTGAAAACAAATTATGTTCCATTTTATCAAACACAAGGTATTTAATTGAAAATAAAAAACTAAGATATAAGATACATTGGACATTCCCGACATACTTTTTTGAAATTCTGAAATTAAATCCAGAATTAAATGAATGGTTTTTTAAAAGACTTAAAAATAATGAAGATATTTACATACCAAGCACCTACAGCGGCAGTCCCCATGAATACATGCTACACGACGAGATCCATGTAGACCTATATTGGTCCTTAAAAAATCCATTCGGTAGTGGATATAAAGATTTATTCAAAGATAGTCCTCCTGTATTTTATATGTACAAGATGGAAAAACTAAGAAAAAAAGTGCTTGAACTATATAGAAAGCTTCATTTTAACTACATAGAAGGAGTAAGATACACAAAAAATAAAAAAAAATATTTAGTTTTTTACAAAAATAATTGTCAATTCTTATCCGAAATTCAAGACCCTGGAATACACAAGAAGAATATAAATACACTTCTTTACTTTCATGAAATTAAAGAAGTGTACAATAATCAAGAATTGAAAAATTTCCTACTCTCCCTAACGGGGCTGGAAACGAACCTTTATAGCATTAAGATACAAAATCTAGAAGGAACCAAAATAGTTGCCGACTTTTTAGAAATCCCAGAGTTCAATTCACTAAGGGAACAAGCAATAATTCTACAATTCCAAAACAAAAGACTAAAAGAATATCAAATAAATGAAAATTCTCTAAAAGAATTTTTAACTAGTAAAAATTTTGAACAACACCCAAACAACCCAGAGTCTGTTACGAGCAAAAACCTTGAATACAACATGGAAGGCAATTTTACGCTATCCCATTTGAAATATAACGTGAAGTTTGAAGAAGGAAAACTTAGCAAAATACAACACAAGGAGAGAAAAGTTGAATTTCTAAACTCTTGCAGAACTTATCTTAGAATTTTATCAAAAAAAGAAATCATTATAGAACCAACTATTGAAAGCTCATTCTCATTTTCAAATGATAAAATTTTAGGTGTTAGGCAATACTTGGATTTCAATACAAAAGAAAAGTCAATAATTGATTTCTTCCTGGATGAAAATCTTGCAGGCTTCTTTATATCTATGAAAATAGTATGGCCCTCTGATATAGCATTAGATAGTAAAACTCTAAAAACAGTCGACACAAATTATTTACTTGAATATTCAAGTTTAGAGATACCCATCTTCGAAGTTAACAGAGAAACAAGCTTAAAGATTACTGCAAGATACAATGACTATGACACTTACGAAAAAATTATTGAAACAAAAAGAGACGCTAAGGGGTACATTAACGGCACGGAATTTTTAATCTCTAAGGGAAATGACCAGAGCAGCAATTTTTTTATTAGTTTTCTACACATCGAAAAATACATAATATACACAATTAATTACAAAATCGAAAAACGGTGCAATAAGAGATGGTTTATTTTAAACATAGGAGGTTCTTACAATATAGTAAAGACCGAAGATTTGAGTAATTATTCTTTGAGTCTGAATTTATTATTACTCCCAATGAATAATAATTTTGATAACAAAATAAAGATAAATTCAAAAATAAAAAATCTGCTCTTCTACCCAACCATAAAAATATGA
- the groL gene encoding chaperonin GroEL (60 kDa chaperone family; promotes refolding of misfolded polypeptides especially under stressful conditions; forms two stacked rings of heptamers to form a barrel-shaped 14mer; ends can be capped by GroES; misfolded proteins enter the barrel where they are refolded when GroES binds) has protein sequence MAKEMHFNEDARKSLLSGIEKLSNAVKVTLGPKGRNVLIDKKFGSPTVTKDGVSVAREIELENAFENMGAQLLKEVAIKTNDVAGDGTTTATVLAYAIAREGLKNVSSGINPIGIKKGIDHAVSLAADKIRKAAKKITTKEEITQVASISANNDNSIGEKIAEAMDRVGKDGVITVEESKTFDTTISYVEGMQFDRGYLSPYFSTNKENMSVSFDDALILICEKKISTIKELLPVLEKVLNTNKPLLIIAEDIEGDALAALVLNSVRGALKVCAIKSPGFGDRRKAMLEDIAILTGGVLVSEELGLSLESVELEQLGQAKSVKVDKDNTTIINTGNKEQIRERAELIKKQIEETSSEYDREKLQERLAKLVGGVAVINVGAVTEVELKEKKHRVEDALSATRAAVEEGVVPGGGATLIEVAMYLDTVDTSKLSYEEKQGFEIVKRSLEEPMRQIISNAGFEGSIYIHQIKTEKKGLGFDAAGFKWVNMIDSGIIDPAKVTRSALQNAASIAGLLLTTECAIAEVKEEKSGAGGGYPMDPGMGMM, from the coding sequence ATGGCAAAGGAAATGCATTTTAATGAAGATGCTAGGAAAAGTTTACTCAGCGGCATTGAAAAATTATCAAATGCTGTAAAGGTGACTCTTGGGCCTAAGGGAAGAAATGTTTTAATTGATAAGAAATTTGGGTCTCCTACGGTTACTAAGGACGGGGTTAGTGTTGCACGTGAGATTGAACTTGAGAACGCATTTGAGAATATGGGGGCCCAGCTTTTAAAAGAGGTTGCTATTAAGACAAACGATGTAGCTGGAGATGGTACTACTACGGCTACTGTGCTTGCTTACGCAATTGCTAGGGAGGGGCTTAAGAATGTTTCTTCTGGCATTAATCCTATTGGAATAAAGAAGGGCATAGATCATGCTGTGTCTTTGGCTGCTGATAAGATTCGTAAGGCTGCAAAGAAAATTACTACTAAGGAAGAAATTACGCAGGTGGCGTCTATTTCTGCGAATAATGATAATTCTATAGGTGAGAAAATTGCTGAAGCGATGGATAGAGTCGGAAAGGATGGAGTTATTACTGTTGAGGAATCAAAGACTTTTGATACTACAATTTCTTATGTTGAGGGTATGCAATTTGATAGAGGATATCTCTCTCCTTACTTTTCCACAAATAAAGAGAATATGAGCGTGAGCTTTGATGATGCTCTTATTTTGATATGCGAAAAGAAGATTAGTACTATTAAGGAACTTTTACCCGTTCTTGAAAAAGTTTTAAATACAAATAAGCCTTTGTTAATTATTGCTGAGGACATTGAGGGGGATGCTCTTGCTGCTCTTGTTTTAAATAGTGTGCGTGGGGCATTGAAGGTTTGTGCAATTAAATCTCCTGGATTTGGAGATAGACGAAAGGCTATGCTTGAAGATATTGCGATACTTACTGGGGGGGTTCTTGTTAGTGAAGAGTTGGGGCTTAGTCTTGAGAGTGTCGAGCTTGAACAACTTGGGCAAGCTAAGTCTGTGAAGGTAGACAAGGATAATACTACTATTATTAATACTGGAAATAAAGAGCAAATAAGGGAGCGTGCGGAGCTTATTAAGAAGCAGATAGAGGAGACCAGCTCTGAGTATGACAGAGAGAAGCTTCAGGAGCGTCTTGCAAAACTTGTTGGCGGTGTTGCTGTTATTAATGTGGGGGCTGTTACTGAGGTAGAGCTTAAGGAGAAAAAACATAGGGTTGAGGACGCTTTGTCTGCTACTCGTGCTGCTGTTGAGGAGGGTGTTGTTCCTGGAGGTGGTGCAACTCTTATTGAGGTCGCTATGTATCTTGACACTGTTGACACAAGTAAGCTTAGCTATGAGGAGAAGCAGGGGTTTGAGATTGTAAAGAGAAGTCTCGAGGAGCCTATGAGACAGATAATTTCTAATGCTGGGTTTGAGGGTTCTATTTATATTCACCAGATTAAGACTGAGAAGAAGGGACTTGGGTTTGATGCAGCTGGATTTAAATGGGTAAATATGATTGATAGTGGGATAATTGATCCTGCTAAGGTTACAAGAAGTGCTCTTCAGAATGCAGCCTCAATTGCGGGACTACTCTTAACAACCGAATGCGCTATTGCTGAAGTTAAGGAAGAAAAGAGTGGTGCTGGTGGTGGGTACCCTATGGATCCTGGAATGGGGATGATGTAG
- the yajC gene encoding preprotein translocase subunit YajC has product MFILQEFSHSSSFFRSLLVFVPVVAIFWFLVISPQRREEKKKKEMIQNLKKGDKVLTVGGIFGVVKKIGDAEVVLELNSASDVRFLKTSIEKVISEKVEDKK; this is encoded by the coding sequence ATGTTTATATTACAAGAATTTAGCCATAGCAGTAGTTTTTTTAGGAGTTTATTGGTCTTTGTTCCTGTAGTTGCTATATTTTGGTTTTTAGTAATATCTCCTCAGCGTAGAGAAGAGAAGAAGAAGAAAGAAATGATACAAAACCTTAAAAAGGGCGATAAAGTTTTGACTGTGGGTGGGATTTTTGGCGTTGTTAAGAAGATCGGTGATGCTGAAGTTGTTCTCGAACTGAATTCGGCTTCTGACGTGAGGTTTTTGAAGACTTCAATTGAAAAGGTTATTTCTGAAAAGGTTGAAGATAAAAAATAA
- the secD gene encoding protein translocase subunit SecD — protein MSKLSKFVLIVVVTFFSYLLVSPTLKWYFFTGEEDKRISSYSKEALKDYSKREAFGALVRLKELYQKDPDAQIPDDLKYLIPVARKNYKVYGRVFPGSLSVKTLRDGFLTDSDIEELNLEIYKHYENIKRDKSRIIQLGLDLSGGMSVTISLDYSDLEKKLGRSLTSLEREESIERTMQILKERVDTFGLTEPKIIREAGGSKIFLDIPGERDENRVDSLLSGKGNLTFYVVDDEGTSMLNAKILEAGPIFSISEIKDNMSLGENKKIFPWYVKDSYGVDDESSVRYYVVDSSVGSSFDGVHIRDAGVSSDHRTGKDMVTFSLDSEGSEKFFGFTQKNIGKALAVVMEGKIKSVAGISYAIAGGNVSIQGDSFDKKEASELALVFKTAAFPVKIKIDDLRVIGPTIGERTVELGIKASLLALVLIFLFMLIYYRFSGFVAGFSLVVYNLFLILAILSAFNFTLTLTSIAGLVLTMGMAVDINIIIYERIKEEIRNGRKFERAFEDGFKKAFWTIMDSNVTTFIAVLFLTLLGTGVIQGFAWSLSVGIVASLFSSLVFSRFILEVIVSCNKSKFVSISWSSHYAKNV, from the coding sequence ATGAGTAAGCTCTCTAAATTTGTGCTAATAGTAGTTGTAACGTTTTTTTCTTATCTTTTAGTGTCTCCTACCTTAAAGTGGTATTTTTTTACCGGAGAGGAAGATAAGAGGATTAGTTCGTATTCAAAGGAAGCTTTAAAGGATTATTCCAAGAGGGAGGCTTTTGGTGCTCTTGTTAGGCTTAAAGAGTTGTACCAGAAGGACCCAGATGCACAGATTCCGGATGATTTAAAGTATTTAATACCGGTGGCAAGGAAAAATTACAAGGTTTATGGTAGAGTTTTTCCTGGCTCTTTGAGTGTTAAGACTTTGCGAGATGGATTTTTAACAGATTCTGATATTGAAGAACTTAACCTTGAAATTTACAAACATTATGAAAATATAAAGAGAGATAAGAGCAGAATAATACAGCTTGGTCTCGATTTGTCTGGAGGAATGAGCGTTACTATTTCTCTTGATTATTCAGATCTTGAGAAAAAGTTGGGACGAAGTTTGACCTCTTTGGAAAGGGAGGAATCCATTGAGCGTACGATGCAAATATTGAAAGAGAGGGTGGATACCTTTGGGCTTACAGAACCTAAGATTATAAGAGAGGCGGGTGGTAGTAAAATTTTCCTAGATATTCCAGGGGAAAGGGATGAGAATCGCGTTGATTCTCTTTTAAGTGGTAAAGGTAATTTGACCTTTTATGTTGTTGACGATGAGGGCACCTCTATGCTTAATGCTAAAATCTTGGAGGCCGGACCTATTTTTTCTATTTCTGAGATTAAAGATAATATGAGCCTTGGTGAAAATAAGAAAATTTTTCCTTGGTATGTTAAAGATTCTTATGGCGTTGATGATGAATCTAGTGTTCGCTATTATGTTGTGGACTCTAGTGTTGGTAGTTCTTTTGATGGTGTACACATTAGGGATGCTGGGGTTTCAAGTGATCACAGAACCGGTAAGGACATGGTTACATTTAGCTTAGATAGTGAGGGAAGTGAAAAATTTTTTGGATTTACTCAAAAGAACATTGGGAAAGCTTTGGCTGTGGTTATGGAAGGCAAGATTAAGTCGGTGGCGGGCATTAGTTATGCTATTGCTGGTGGTAATGTTTCAATTCAGGGAGATTCTTTTGATAAGAAAGAAGCCAGTGAGCTTGCACTTGTTTTTAAAACAGCGGCTTTTCCAGTTAAAATAAAAATAGATGATCTTAGGGTTATTGGGCCTACTATTGGGGAGAGGACAGTTGAGCTTGGAATAAAGGCATCTCTTCTTGCTCTCGTTTTAATTTTTCTTTTCATGTTGATTTATTACAGGTTCAGTGGCTTTGTGGCAGGATTTTCGCTGGTTGTTTATAATTTGTTTTTAATCTTGGCGATTCTGTCGGCTTTTAATTTTACTTTAACTCTTACAAGTATTGCAGGTCTTGTATTAACTATGGGTATGGCTGTTGATATTAACATAATTATTTATGAGCGAATTAAAGAAGAAATAAGGAATGGTCGTAAGTTTGAAAGAGCTTTCGAAGATGGATTTAAGAAAGCTTTTTGGACAATAATGGATTCAAATGTTACAACTTTCATTGCTGTTCTATTTTTGACTCTTCTTGGGACAGGAGTGATTCAGGGATTTGCATGGTCTTTGTCTGTTGGTATTGTAGCGTCTCTTTTCAGCAGTTTAGTATTTTCAAGGTTCATTTTGGAAGTTATAGTTTCTTGTAATAAAAGTAAGTTTGTAAGTATTTCTTGGAGTTCTCATTATGCAAAAAATGTTTAA
- the secF gene encoding protein translocase subunit SecF: MQKMFNFLKYGNRVMVISLFVIFLGLVCTFVYHNGYNWGIDFSSGVSINFAIEKSGIKDDEVKRILSSTYKTFEVNEIILGDEFRSHFFVVVKSDVTDYAFKKDIQSALIEKLEAEYQANVEILDSYFIDSSFSSTLRTKATLLVCLTFALVLVYVALRFRLSYAIASIFATIHDILFVISFLGVFRIEINSSIIVSILTIIGYSLNDTIIIFDRIRENSRSLTGTSFLSVLNISIGQTLSRTILTSVTTFVAVLSIYIFTEGAIKDFSLIFMVGVVVGTYSSIFIASPVLLSLYKKIK; the protein is encoded by the coding sequence ATGCAAAAAATGTTTAATTTTTTGAAATACGGCAATAGAGTAATGGTGATTAGCCTTTTTGTGATTTTTTTGGGGCTTGTTTGTACTTTTGTGTATCATAATGGGTATAACTGGGGGATAGATTTTTCTTCTGGAGTTAGTATCAATTTTGCCATAGAGAAATCGGGAATTAAAGATGACGAAGTCAAGAGGATATTGTCTTCAACTTATAAAACATTTGAGGTCAATGAGATTATATTAGGTGATGAATTTAGGAGTCATTTTTTTGTTGTGGTGAAGTCAGATGTTACTGATTATGCTTTTAAGAAAGACATACAAAGCGCTTTGATTGAAAAATTAGAGGCAGAATATCAGGCTAATGTTGAAATTCTTGATTCTTATTTTATTGATTCAAGTTTTTCCTCTACTTTAAGGACAAAGGCAACGTTATTGGTTTGTTTGACGTTTGCACTTGTTTTAGTTTATGTGGCACTAAGATTTAGGTTAAGCTATGCTATTGCATCAATATTTGCAACGATACATGATATACTCTTTGTGATTTCCTTTTTAGGAGTGTTTAGGATAGAGATAAACAGTTCAATAATTGTTTCAATATTGACTATTATTGGATATTCTTTAAATGACACTATAATCATCTTTGACAGAATTAGGGAGAATTCTAGGAGTCTTACTGGTACTTCATTTTTAAGTGTTTTAAACATAAGTATTGGGCAAACTTTATCAAGGACTATTTTGACTTCTGTTACTACATTCGTTGCTGTATTGTCTATTTATATATTTACCGAGGGTGCCATAAAGGATTTTTCTTTAATATTTATGGTGGGTGTGGTTGTTGGTACTTATTCTTCGATTTTTATAGCGTCTCCTGTTCTTTTAAGTCTTTATAAAAAGATTAAATAA
- the psgB gene encoding HemN-related non-iron pseudo-SAM protein PsgB, with the protein MVVNFLPLSELSIYVDLAGCYESSHFVKVLRELDCYLENLGHPKIKTFYFKYKAATTKVYTYLESFLISLFESLNFIELDEFTFEVGPEDITPSLLRILNDFSVSRISLDVKSFSSKFLGIMGVANMSFKKVAMAIDSVRKFNFDLNVDLNINIPYQEKKHLKLDLIRLVGFAPEHICLSEISFYESSLIATIFNKTSCDNNRDKAEDFWFYSLDFLETNGYINYEISNFALKGCESKHNLRYWELKPYLGLGVSSVSLLIGIYENELKAIIRKDDDFLRREDSSATFEVLSDLDFFICHFMTNFGTKRGLNISLLESRFRYENEDFVQFVDYLLKLNKAVVFSNNTLYLDGEERFKLGFYLRLIREYLIDNSFKVKLKLL; encoded by the coding sequence ATGGTAGTTAACTTTTTACCTTTAAGTGAGTTAAGTATTTATGTTGATCTTGCCGGTTGCTATGAGTCTTCGCACTTTGTTAAGGTATTGCGTGAGCTGGATTGTTATTTGGAAAACTTGGGGCACCCAAAAATTAAGACGTTTTACTTTAAATATAAGGCTGCTACAACCAAGGTTTATACCTATTTGGAGTCTTTTTTGATTTCTTTATTCGAGAGTCTTAATTTTATTGAATTGGATGAATTTACATTTGAAGTTGGGCCTGAAGATATTACGCCTTCTCTTTTAAGAATTTTAAATGATTTTTCTGTTAGTAGAATTAGTCTTGATGTTAAAAGTTTTTCTTCAAAATTTTTAGGGATCATGGGAGTTGCCAATATGTCCTTTAAGAAGGTGGCTATGGCAATTGATAGTGTTCGTAAATTTAACTTTGATTTGAATGTTGATTTAAACATCAATATTCCTTATCAAGAAAAAAAACATCTCAAGCTTGATTTAATCAGATTAGTGGGATTTGCGCCCGAGCATATATGCCTTTCAGAAATTTCGTTTTATGAGAGTAGTCTTATTGCAACTATTTTTAACAAGACTAGTTGTGATAACAATAGAGATAAAGCTGAAGATTTCTGGTTTTATTCTCTTGATTTTTTAGAAACTAATGGTTACATAAATTATGAAATTTCAAATTTTGCTTTAAAGGGGTGTGAGAGTAAGCATAATTTAAGGTATTGGGAACTTAAGCCATATTTAGGTCTTGGGGTGAGTTCTGTGAGTTTACTCATTGGTATTTATGAGAATGAACTTAAGGCCATAATAAGGAAGGATGATGATTTTTTAAGAAGAGAAGACTCTTCTGCAACTTTTGAGGTATTAAGTGATTTAGATTTTTTCATTTGTCATTTCATGACAAATTTTGGTACTAAAAGGGGGCTTAATATCTCTCTTTTAGAGAGTAGGTTTAGATATGAAAATGAAGATTTTGTTCAGTTTGTTGACTATCTTTTAAAGTTAAATAAAGCAGTTGTTTTTAGTAATAATACCCTTTATTTAGATGGCGAGGAAAGGTTTAAGCTGGGTTTTTATCTTAGGTTGATTAGAGAATATTTAATTGATAATTCTTTTAAGGTGAAGCTCAAACTTCTTTAA